A single genomic interval of Penaeus chinensis breed Huanghai No. 1 chromosome 23, ASM1920278v2, whole genome shotgun sequence harbors:
- the LOC125037510 gene encoding carbohydrate sulfotransferase 10-like isoform X2, with product MIISIPKMKNTLHFLKLTVLFLLLSLVVYYVIYKSHRPKVYKNEIFYADTVKEDSYVVHQTKRSKFDNDFAVEKTFKFTLSGETISHTLKENVTKISGGVFSKLKSTSVIINDTKRINITQYQPLESLLDENTSDKLKTNDRHLQPHITEAISSHKLVESKKTVIFSGVTDKDSRSVIMLDDTAKRLEHRAEVVRRLCQKWNTEKGKPLHRVSEKKEQIILSHFYLARSASTLTCPINKAGSTSIVAGLMEAEGNSLPTMEDDSLSVHGAAAVLRPQTEAEFNFTKKYFFKFLLVRHPFERLLSAYRDKVERANHWSLVQFRKHILSSLSSKQIEIGTESTTSEEENDAAREANEPNEEIPSFSDFLEYILMPNMTDADFSSHWAPYWQWCSPCALNYTAIATLETAGSDLEYIWRRVGLRSSEKPWRNRNGLSLSPKPSVLSRYYQQLSPSLIRRVYQEYSRDFKLFQYDVRDVFRLGRHCVLGDCSDVGYL from the exons ATGATAATTAGTATTCCGAAAATGAAAAATACGCTGCATTTTCTGAAGTTGACAGTGTTGTTTCTTCTATTAAGCTTAGTTGTTTACTATGTTATTTATAAATCTCATAGACCTAAGGTATACAAAAATGAAATTTTCTACGCCGATACAGTAAAGGAAGATTCCTATGTGGTTCACCAAACAAAACGAAGCaaatttgataatgattttgCAGTTGAAAAAACATTTAAGTTTACCCTTTCAGGAGAAACGATTTCTCATACTTTAAAAGAAAACGTAACAAAAATATCAGGGGGTGTCTTCTCTAAATTAAAATCAACTTCTGTCATCATAAATGATACAAAGAGGATAAATATCACTCAGTACCAgccattagaatcattattagatGAAA ATACAAGCGATAAACTGAAGACCAATGACAGGCATTTACAACCACACATTACTGAAGCGATTTCCTCACACAAACTTGTAGAGTCAAAGAAAACAGTAATATTTTCTGGGGTAACTGATAAAGATAGCAGGAGCGTGATAATGCTCGATGATACTGCGAAACGTTTAGAACATCGTGCTGAAGTAGTGCGACGGTTGTGTCAAAAGTGGAACACAGAAAAGGGGAAACCACTTCATAGAGTGTCTG agaagaaggagcagaTCATCTTATCACACTTTTATCTGGCAAGGTCTGCATCTACTTTGACATGCCCAATTAACAAg GCCGGTTCGACCTCGATAGTAGCAGGCTTGATGGAGGCTGAGGGAAACTCTCTGCCGACTATGGAGGAcgattctctctctgtccatggGGCCGCTGCTGTACTCAGGCCCCAG ACTGAGGCCGAGTTCaacttcacaaaaaaatatttcttcaaGTTCCTGTTGGTGAGACACCCATTTGAGAGGTTGCTGTCTGCTTATAGAGATAAG gttGAGCGCGCAAATCACTGGTCCCTCGTGCAGTTCAGAAAACACATTCTTTCAAGTCTCTCCTCAAAGCAAATTGAAATCGGAACTGAATCAACAACAtctgaagaggaaaatgatgCTGCAAGGGAAGCCAATGAACCAAATGAAGAAATTCCGTCTTTTAGCGATTTCTTGGAATATATATTGATGCCCAATATGACAG ATGCAGACTTCTCATCCCACTGGGCCCCTTACTGGCAGTGGTGTTCGCCCTGTGCTCTCAACTACACGGCAATCGCCACGCTTGAGACAGCTGGGAGTGACTTAGAG taCATTTGGCGCAGGGTAGGCTTACGCTCGTCGGAAAAACCCTGGCGCAATCGTAATGGCCTTAGCCTTTCCCCAAAGCCTAGTGTGTTGAGCCGCTATTACCAACAGCTGTCTCCTTCCCTCATACGTAGAGTCTACCAGGAATATAGTCGGGATTTCAAGCTTTTCCAGTATGATGTCAGAGATGTGTTTCGGCTCGGTAGACACTGTGTGTTAGGTGACTGTAGCGATGTAGGATATTTATAA
- the LOC125037510 gene encoding carbohydrate sulfotransferase 10-like isoform X1 encodes MIISIPKMKNTLHFLKLTVLFLLLSLVVYYVIYKSHRPKVYKNEIFYADTVKEDSYVVHQTKRSKFDNDFAVEKTFKFTLSGETISHTLKENVTKISGGVFSKLKSTSVIINDTKRINITQYQPLESLLDENTSDKLKTNDRHLQPHITEAISSHKLVESKKTVIFSGVTDKDSRSVIMLDDTAKRLEHRAEVVRRLCQKWNTEKGKPLHRVSAEKKEQIILSHFYLARSASTLTCPINKAGSTSIVAGLMEAEGNSLPTMEDDSLSVHGAAAVLRPQTEAEFNFTKKYFFKFLLVRHPFERLLSAYRDKVERANHWSLVQFRKHILSSLSSKQIEIGTESTTSEEENDAAREANEPNEEIPSFSDFLEYILMPNMTDADFSSHWAPYWQWCSPCALNYTAIATLETAGSDLEYIWRRVGLRSSEKPWRNRNGLSLSPKPSVLSRYYQQLSPSLIRRVYQEYSRDFKLFQYDVRDVFRLGRHCVLGDCSDVGYL; translated from the exons ATGATAATTAGTATTCCGAAAATGAAAAATACGCTGCATTTTCTGAAGTTGACAGTGTTGTTTCTTCTATTAAGCTTAGTTGTTTACTATGTTATTTATAAATCTCATAGACCTAAGGTATACAAAAATGAAATTTTCTACGCCGATACAGTAAAGGAAGATTCCTATGTGGTTCACCAAACAAAACGAAGCaaatttgataatgattttgCAGTTGAAAAAACATTTAAGTTTACCCTTTCAGGAGAAACGATTTCTCATACTTTAAAAGAAAACGTAACAAAAATATCAGGGGGTGTCTTCTCTAAATTAAAATCAACTTCTGTCATCATAAATGATACAAAGAGGATAAATATCACTCAGTACCAgccattagaatcattattagatGAAA ATACAAGCGATAAACTGAAGACCAATGACAGGCATTTACAACCACACATTACTGAAGCGATTTCCTCACACAAACTTGTAGAGTCAAAGAAAACAGTAATATTTTCTGGGGTAACTGATAAAGATAGCAGGAGCGTGATAATGCTCGATGATACTGCGAAACGTTTAGAACATCGTGCTGAAGTAGTGCGACGGTTGTGTCAAAAGTGGAACACAGAAAAGGGGAAACCACTTCATAGAGTGTCTG cagagaagaaggagcagaTCATCTTATCACACTTTTATCTGGCAAGGTCTGCATCTACTTTGACATGCCCAATTAACAAg GCCGGTTCGACCTCGATAGTAGCAGGCTTGATGGAGGCTGAGGGAAACTCTCTGCCGACTATGGAGGAcgattctctctctgtccatggGGCCGCTGCTGTACTCAGGCCCCAG ACTGAGGCCGAGTTCaacttcacaaaaaaatatttcttcaaGTTCCTGTTGGTGAGACACCCATTTGAGAGGTTGCTGTCTGCTTATAGAGATAAG gttGAGCGCGCAAATCACTGGTCCCTCGTGCAGTTCAGAAAACACATTCTTTCAAGTCTCTCCTCAAAGCAAATTGAAATCGGAACTGAATCAACAACAtctgaagaggaaaatgatgCTGCAAGGGAAGCCAATGAACCAAATGAAGAAATTCCGTCTTTTAGCGATTTCTTGGAATATATATTGATGCCCAATATGACAG ATGCAGACTTCTCATCCCACTGGGCCCCTTACTGGCAGTGGTGTTCGCCCTGTGCTCTCAACTACACGGCAATCGCCACGCTTGAGACAGCTGGGAGTGACTTAGAG taCATTTGGCGCAGGGTAGGCTTACGCTCGTCGGAAAAACCCTGGCGCAATCGTAATGGCCTTAGCCTTTCCCCAAAGCCTAGTGTGTTGAGCCGCTATTACCAACAGCTGTCTCCTTCCCTCATACGTAGAGTCTACCAGGAATATAGTCGGGATTTCAAGCTTTTCCAGTATGATGTCAGAGATGTGTTTCGGCTCGGTAGACACTGTGTGTTAGGTGACTGTAGCGATGTAGGATATTTATAA
- the LOC125037286 gene encoding cytochrome P450 2L1-like — MLTEVLLGILLFVLLFAYVNKRPANLPPGVWGLPIIGKLPSTEVSLCDQVNELKKKFGNIVSWRMGSRIFIFLCDYRTIKAAFAKLEFTDRPDFYSFDIFNEFTKTGVINTNGLLWQNNRRFALRHLRDLGMGKTRLEEAIQHEAVCLVEDFERHAGRPAPLPWSINVAVLNVIWQMVASRRYDVNDIEIQEFNKLVNSSLEDFQGNVIWFDLMPWLIPIVPHFVKKWMGVAQIADKADVLLEKMMEQVKEHQATLDPENPRDFIDAYLLEMKAKEDDLDSTMSFSDLKNLLGDLFVAGSETTSSTIRWAIYYLAKYPEVQAKVQREIDSVVPRDVLPSIQLKNSMPYLEAVTLEVHRLASLIRLGLFHFSAKDTEFEGYTIPKGAVLSAHQEGCHMDPAFWEKPHELYPEHFLDDQGKILTKKEGFLPFSLGRRQCLGESLARMELFVFLSALLQNFTFSAPKGEELCVEKDPNLPLVNMPKPIDVVITKRK, encoded by the exons ATGTTGACTGAGGTGCTTTTGGGGATACTCCTTTTCGTGCTTCTCTTCGCCTACGTCAACAAAAGGCCTGCAAATCTCCCGccag GAGTATGGGGTTTGCCAATAATAGGGAAACTTCCCTCGACTGAAGTTTCTCTTTGCGATCAAGTAAACGAACTGAAGAAGAAGTTTGGGAACATCGTGTC ctgGCGGATGGGCAGTcgcatcttcatcttcctctgcgACTACAGGACCATCAAGGCCGCCTTCGCCAAGCTGGAGTTTACGGACAGGCCGGATTTTTACAGTTTCGATATCTTCAATGAATTCACGAAGACCG GCGTCATCAACACCAACGGCCTGCTCTGGCAAAACAACCGTCGGTTCGCCCTCCGCCACCTGCGCGACCTGGGCATGGGCAAGACCCGCCTGGAGGAGGCCATCCAGCACGAGGCCGTGTGTCTGGTCGAGGACTTCGAGAGGCACGCGGGTCGCCCGGCTCCGCTGCCCTGGTCCATCAACGTGGCGGTCCTCAATGTCATCTGGCAGATGGTTGCGA GTCGACGTTATGACGTGAACGACATCGAGATCCAAGAATTCAACAAACTCGTCAACTCATCCTTGGAGGACTTCCAGGGCAACGTGATTTGGTTCGACCTCATGCCCTGGCTGATACCCATCGTGCCCCATTTCGTCAAGAAGTGGATGGGCGTGGCACAGATAGCAGACAAAGCAGATGTGTTGTTAGAAAAGATGATG GAACAGGTGAAGGAGCACCAGGCGACACTCGACCCCGAGAATCCTCGAGACTTTATCGATGCTTACCTGCTCGAGATGAAAGCTAAGGAGGACGACCTTGACTCTACCATGAGCT TCTCTGATCTGAAAAACCTCCTCGGGGATCTGTTTGTGGCCGGCAGCGAAACCACCTCCTCGACCATCCGCTGGGCCATCTACTACCTGGCCAAGTACCCTGAGGTCCAAGCCAAAGTGCAAAGGGAGATCGACTCCGTGGTTCCAAGGGacgtccttccctccatccagcTGAAAAATAG CATGCCTTATCTGGAAGCCGTGACACTCGAGGTACACCGACTGGCGTCTCTCATCCGCCTCGGTCTCTTCCACTTCAGCGCCAAAGACACGGAGTTCGAAGGCTACACGATACCTAAG GGAGCCGTTCTATCAGCCCATCAGGAAGGCTGCCACATGGACCCCGCCTTCTGGGAGAAACCTCACGAACTCTACCCCGAGCACTTCCTCGACGACCAAGGGAAGATTCTCACCAAGAAGGAGGGGTTCTTGCCGTTCTCCCTAG GTCGCCGCCAGTGCCTCGGGGAATCTCTGGCCCGCATGgaactcttcgtcttcctctccgccctcctgcAGAACTTCACCTTCTCGGCTCCCAAGGGCGAGGAGCTGTGCGTCGAGAAGGACCCCAATCTGCCCCTGGTCAACATGCCAAAGCCCATCGACGTTGTTATTACGAAAAGGAAATAG